The Stutzerimonas stutzeri genome segment GCCAGCGGAAACCTCGCCCCCTCCCACGCGCGAAATTAATCCCCTTTAACGGATTTGGTTAAGGCATGGCGTTAACTGAACAGCAGCGCAAATATGCTGAGTCCCGGATGTCAGGTGCATCCATCCGGGACTCCGCATTGGCGGCCGGCTGCCCCGCCAGATCCGCATCGCAGGCCGGGTCCCGGCTGGAGAGGCACCCCAACGTGCTGGCCCACCTGGCGCGCCTAAAGCACCTTGAGTCGGAGGCGAAGCCGGAAGTGGGCCGCGATGCGCTGCCGCCTGACGTACAGCTCGGCGACGAATTCTTCGAGGATCCCAAAGACTTACTCCGTCACGCCATGAACGACCGCCGCCTGGACCCGAAGACACGCATCCAAGCGGCCGTCGCGCTGCTGCCCTTCGAGCATCAGAAACGCGGTGAGGCCGGCAAGAAAGAGCAGCAGGCGAACGCCGCTGAGTCGATTGCGACCGGTCGCTTTGCTCCTGCCGCACCGCCGTCGAGGCAGCTCAAACTGGTGAACTGACATGCAATGGCAGACTGCATGCCCTGACTGGGCAGATCGGCTCGTGGCCGGGCAAAGCATCATCCCGGCGCCGATCTACCCGGCCCAGGCCGAGCAGGCGCTGAGCATCTTCAAAGAATTGCGCGTAGTCGACCTACCCGGCAAGCCCACCTTCGGTGAGTGCAGTGACCAGTGGGTGTTCGACTTCGTGGCTGCCGTGTTCGGTGCCTACGATGCCGAGACCGGGCAACAGCTGATCCGCGAATACATGATGCTGATCAGCAAGAAGAACACGAAGTCCACCGTCGCCGCGGGTATCATGATCACCGCCGTCATCCTCTGCTGGCGTGAGGACGAAGAGCACCTGATCCTGGCGCCGACGAAGGAAGTCGCGGACAACAGCTTCAAGCCCGCCGCCGGCATGATCCGCGCCGACCCCGAGCTGGGCGCACTGTTCCACGTCCAGGACCACGTGCGCACCATCACCCACCGGGTGACGAAGGCGAGCCTGAAGGTCGTCGCGGCGGATACCGACACCGTGTCCGGCAAGAAAGCCGGTCGCATTCTGGTCGACGAACTCTGGCTGCTGGGCAAGAAGGCCAACGCATCGGCCATGCTGATGGAGGCGCTGGGCGGGCAGGTGTCGCGCCCCGAAGGTTGGGTGATCTTCCTCACCACCCAGAGCGACGAGCCGCCCGCCGGGGTGTTCCGGGAGAAGCTGCTCTATCACCGCGGCGTGCGTGACGGAAAGATTCACGACCCACGCTCGCTGGGCATCCTCTACGAGTTTCCGCCTGAGCTGCTGGCCAGCAAGGCCTACCTGCAGCCCGAATACTTCCACATCACCAACCCAAACCTCGGGCGTTCGGTGAGCCGGGAGTGGCTCGAAGACCAGCTGCGTCGTAACCAGCAGAACACCGACGGCAGCTTTCAGCAGTTCCTCGCCAAGCACCTGAACGTCGAGATCGGCCTCGCGCTGCGCTCGGACAACTGGGCCGGTGCCGAATACTGGGAGGCAATGGCCCGCCCGGGCATCACCTTGGACAGCATCCTTGAGCGCTGCGAGGTGGTCACGGTCGGCATCGACGGCGGCGGGCTCGACGACCTGCTTGGCCTGGCCGTAGTGGGGCGTGAACGAGAGTCCCGGCGCTGGCTCGCCTGGTGCCGGGCATGGGCGCACCCGTCAGTGCTGCAGCGGCGCAAGGAGATCGCTCCGCGCCTGCTCGACTTCGCTAAGTCGGGTGATCTGGTGTTGGTCGAGCACATCGGCGAAGACGTCGCCGAGGTCGCCTCCATCGTGTTCCACATAGACCAGGCCGGGCTTCTGCACGAGGCAGGACTCGACCCGGCCGGCATCGGCGCCATTCTCGAAGCGTTGGTCGGCATGGGCATTGATCCGGAAAAGGTCGTTGGCGTTAGCCAGGGCTGGCGTATGGGCGGGGCGATCAAGACCACCGAGCGCAAGCTCGCCGAAGGCGGGCTGCAACACGCTGCTCAGCCGCTCATGGACTGGTGTTGCGGCAACGCCAAGGTCGAGCCCCGGGCGAACTCCATCCTGATCACCAAGCAGGCCAGCGGCACCGCGAAGATCGACCCGCTCATGGCCCTGTTCAACGCGGTCTCGCTGATGGCGGCCAACCCGCCAGCGCTGGGCGGTATGGACGACTATCTCAACAACGGATTCTTCGGACTCATAGGCTGACCATGACCTTTCGTTGGTACAACCCGCGCACCTGGCGGATGTTCGGCTATTCCGATCCAGCCACCGGCGACTACGTCGAAGTGGACCTGGAGGTCGGCGGCAAGCGAACCAAGGCCGGCGTGCGCATAACAACCACGGTCGCATTGTCGATCAGCATGGTCTGGTCGTGCGTGAAGATTCTCTCTGAGTCGCTGAGCGGCTTGCCGCTCAAGCTGTACGAGGATACGGACGGCGCGCGCAGGCTGGTTGCCGGTACCGACCGGGCCCAGAAGCTGCTGCGTAAGCCCAACCCATACATGACGATGCTGAACTTTCTCAAGTTCGTCGTCGTGAACATGGCGTTGCGTGGCAATGCGTTCGCGCTGATCGAACGCAACCGCAACGGTGAACCAATCGGACTCGTCCCGTTGGGCATCGACTCGGTCACCATCGACACCGACGAGGACCTGCTCTATTGGGTGCAGCCCAAGGACGGCGCCCGATTCCCGGTGTCACCGGAGAACATGCTGCACTTCAAGATATTCAGCCTGGATGGCCTCGTCGGGATGTCGCCCATCGAGTACCAGGCCGAAACCATGGGCCTGGCCAAGGCGGGGCAGCAGTGGTCATCGCGCTTCATGCGGAAGGGCGGCTTCACCGGTGGCTACGTCATCTACGAGCAGTTCCTAACCGATGCGCAGCAAAAGCAGATCCTCGCCAAGTTTCCGGACGTGCGTGAGGGCGATGCCGATGACATCGGCAAGATGGCCATCCTGCAGGGCAACCCCACGATCGTGCCGGCCGGGCTCAGCCAGAAGGACGCCCAGTTCATCGAATCCCAGCAGTTCCAGGAAGAGGCGCTCGCCGGCATCTACGGCGTGCCGCTCTGGCTCGCCAACCGTGCCGGCAAGACCTCAATCATGGGCTCCAACCTCGAACAGCAGCTGATCGGCTTCGTCACCTTTGGCTTGAAGCCCTACATCGACGTAGTCGAGGACGAGTTCAACGACAAGCTCTTTCGCTCCTCCGGACGCTTTGTCGAGTTCGTCGTGGAAGGCCTGCTGCGCGCGGATAGCGCCGGTCGCGCCGCCTATTACACCGCAGCGCTCGGGGGCTCGGGCGGCTCGGGTTGGCTTTCGATCAACCAGGTGCGTGCCAAAGAGAACGAGCCGCCGCTCGATGGCGACGAGTACAACCGGGTCACCCGATGGGAGATGCAGACCAATGCTCAGCAAACTTGATTGCCCGTTCGAGGTGAAAGCCGCCGACGAGGCGGGAAACTTCGAGGGTTACGCCGCGGTATTCGACAACGTCGACCTGGGCGATGACGTCATCCTCAAGGGTGCATTCACCAGCGTCAAAACCGCGCGCAACGGTCGTCTGAAGCTCGCTTTGTATCACGACCTGACCCGGCTGGTCGGCACCTCTGAGTTCAGCCAGGACGAGCATGGCCTCTACCTCAAGGGGCGCGTCAATCTCGCGGTCAGCTACGCGCGCGACGCCTACGAGCTGATGAAGGACGGCTCGCTGGACAGCATGTCCATCGGCTTCAACACGCTGGAGGCGGACTACCAGCAGCGCGCCGGCCGCAGCGTACGCGTCATCAAATCCGCTGAACTCTGGGAGGCGTCGTTCGTGCCCTTCGGCATGAACCCCGAAGCCCAGGTGCTTAGCGTCAAGTCGGACATCCGGCTATTCGAGAACGCCCTGCGCGAACGCATGGGGCTCTCGCAAAAGGAAGCGGCCGCAGTCGCTTCGCTCGGCTACCCCGCGCTCCGCCGTGACGGCGGCAGCGAGGCCACGGCGATCGTGGATGAGCTGAAAAGCATTTCCAACCTGTTCATCCACCATTTCGGAGCATAACCATGCCAGCAGAAATCAAAGAACTGAAAGAATCCCTCGAACTGCAGCTGAAGAGCGGTTTCGATGGCCTTCAGAAAAAGTACGACGCGGCGATCGCCGAGGTCGAGAAAGGCAATGCCGTTACCGGCGACCTGAAAAAGCAGATCGAAACCCAGAAGGGCGAGCTGCAGAAGGTCATCGACCAGGTGCAGGATCTCGAGCAGAAGGGTGTCCGTCTGCGCGGCCAGCCGGGCGAAGGCAAGTCGTTCATCGACATGGTCAAGGGCGACGACAGCTACAAAGATCGCCAGAAGACCGGCCTCGCCCAGATCGAAGTGACCAAGTCCGACCTGGCCACCATGAAGGAAACCAAGGCCACCAGCGCCGGGCTCGTGGTACCGAACTACGACCCCACCATCCAGCCCGGCATCCGTCAGGAGCTGCGCATCCGGGACCTGCTCACCGCCATTCCGGTCGGCGGCCAGAGCTACAGCTACTTCAAGGAACTGCTGCACACCCGCGGTGCCGGTACCGTCGCCGAGGGCGCGCTGAAGCCTACCAGCAACGTGACCTTCGAGACGGTCACCGACCGCATCAAGAAGATTGCCGTCTGGATGCCAGTCACAGACGAAGCGCTGGACGACGTCCCCCAGCTGTTCGGCTACATCCAGGAGCTGCTGCGTTACGACCTCAAGCTCGAGGAAGAAGCGCAGATCCTGAAGGGCGACGGCACCGGGGAGAACCTGAACGGTCTTATGACCCAAGCCACCACCTACGATGCCACGCTGACCAAGGCCAGCGACACCGCCATCGACATCCTGCGTCGCGGCATCTACCAGGTGCGCAAGCAGTCCAAGCTATCGGCCGACGGCCTGGTCATGACCGAGCTGGACTGGATGAACATCGAGCTGGAGAAGGACGGGCAGAATCGCTACCTCTTCGCCAACCTGCAGGGCCTGGTCACGCCTGTGCTTTGGGGCCGCCCGGTCATCACCTCCGACAGCATGGACGAGGGTGATGCAACCACCGGCGGCGAGTTCCTGGTCGCCAACTTCGCGCGCGCCGCGATCCTCTTCGACCGCATGTCGTTCCTGTTCAAGATGGGCCTGATCAACGATCAGTTCATCAAGAACGAGCGCGCTCTGCTCGTGGAAGAGCGTCTGGGACTTGGCGTGCGCCGTCGCGAGGCGCTGGTCAAGGGCCAGTTCCCGACCGCCGCCTGAACTACCCCATAGGCACACATGAGGCCGGCACATCGCCGGCCTCGTCGTTTCTGGAGCAGATATGAAAATCAAAGCCAAGTGGGGCTTCATCGGTAACGCCCGCCTGCTGGGCGTGGCCTCGGCCAAAGTAGTTGCCGGACAGGTGTTCGACGATGTCGACGACGAATACGCCCACACCCTGATCGGCAAAGGCCTGGCGCAGCCGGCAGTTGACGAGGCCCCGGCCAAGCCAAAGCCCACGGCGCAGCGCACCAACAAACCCGCCGCGCCAAAGGAAACCAAGCCGGTCGAGCCGCTGCAAACGCAACTGGTTCCGACGTCTGAAGGCGCGGGCGCAGCACCGGAGAGCAACACCGCCCCGGCTGACGTTGCGCAAAGTGAAGGCAACGACGCTGCCGATCCGGCGAACACCGAAGCGGGTGGTGAAGCCTGATGATCATCGACTGGGCCGCGCAGCCTGAATTGCTCGACAAGCTCAAGCTCCAGGTGCGCATCGATACGGACGAAGAGGACGAGCTGCTCAAGGGCTACGTCGAAGCGGCGTTGGCCCATGTCGAACAGCACTGTGACCGCACCCTGGTGGTGGCCACCCCGGGCGTCGACCTGACGCCCGAGCAGATGGAACTGACCCCGGATGTCTGGCAGGCCGTCCTGCTGCTAGTCGCCCACTGGTACGCCAACCGCGAGGCGGTCGTCATCGGCCCGCTTGCCACCTCGGTGCCGTTGGCGTTCGAGCGGCTGCTCTGGTACAGGAAGCGCTTTTGATGGCCTGCGCCGCATGCGCCGCACGGCGTGAACGAATAGCAAAATGGATGAGGATTGCCCGTGAACGACTCATTGGAACGACTGATCACCGCCCTGGAGAACCAGTCCGAGGCGATCAACCGCCTGGCCGACAGCAACATGGCGCTGGTGAGCATCGTCGTTGAAGGTGATGGAGAGTACCTGCCGGACGATGAAGCGCCTCATGGCCGGGACTTGAGTGGCAAGCCCATTCGGGTGGGTGATTGATGCAGGCCGGCAAACTTCGGCACCGTATCCAGTTCCAGCAGCAGGTGCAGGCGCAAGACCCGGAAACGGGTGCCGTGGTGTTGGTCTGGCAGGATTGGCCGGCCCCCGGCAAGAAGCTCTTCGCGAGCATCGAGCCGCTGAGCGCCCGCGACTTCATCGCCGCTCAGGCTGCTCAGTCCGAAGTCACTGCGCGCATCGTTATCCGTTACCGCGAAGGAGTGCTGCCGACCATGCGCGCGCTGTATCGAGGAAAGGTCTACTCCATTCAGGGCGTGCTGCCTGATCCGGTCATCGGCCGTGAATACTTGACGCTGCCTGTCAGCGAAGGGGTGAAGGATGGCTGAGGCCATTGAATTCAGCCTGATCGGCATCGATAGCCTGCTCGGCAAGCTCGATTCGGTTAAGCAGGACGTCAAGTCGAAGGGGGGTCGATTCGCCCTGCGCAAGGCTGCGCAGCTGATCGCCGAGAAGGCGAAGGAGGGCGCCCTGCGCGTTGATGACCAGGCCACGGGCCGGAGCATTGCCGACAACATTGCACTGCGCTGGAACGGTCGTCAGTTCAAGCGCAATGGCGACCTGGGCTTTCGCATCGGTGTTCTTCACGGTGCCGTGCTGAAGAATGGTGGCGACACCTCTACCAACGCCCCAACGCCGCACTGGCGGCTGCTGGAGTTCGGTACCGAGAAGATGCAGGCGCAGCCCTTCATGCGCAGCGCCCTGGCCGACAACATCGCCGCAGCAACCAGCATATTCGTTACCGAATACGAAAAAGCGCTCGATCGGGCGATCAAGCGCGCCGCCAAGAAAGCCGCCAAGGGGTAACCATGTACCCGCCAATATTCAAAACTGCTGCGGCCTCGACTGCGGTGCAGGCAGTGCTGGGCGCTGGACCAACGCGCCTCTACCCATTCGGTGAGGCGCCCGAGGGCGTCATCTATCCGTATGCCGTGTGGCAGGCCATCGGCGGTGCGCCCGCGAACTATCTGGCCTGCCGCCCCGATATCGACCTCTTCTCGCTGCAGGTGGACGTGTACGGCGATTCCGCTGACAGCGTCCGTCACGCCGGCGCTGCGCTGCGTGACGCCATCGAGCTGCACGCCAACATCACCCGCTGGGGTGGTGAGCGCAAGGACCCGGCCACCGGCCGCTATCGCCTGTCGTTCGACGTCGACTGGCACGCGCATAGGTAAATCGAAGCAACCCAACAACCCGCCAAGTGCGGGTTTTTTGTACCTCACAAAACCCGCAGGAGAATCAAATGGCCATACTCAGCCAGGGCAGCCAGGTCTTCGCACTTGTGCCCAGCGCCGCAAACCCCGGGGTGCTTGAAGTGCTCGAGATCGCATGCGCGACGGCATTCACGCCCGGCGGCAACCCCGCCGACCAGATCGAGACCACCTGCCTAGGAGAAACCAGCCGGTCCTACATGCCGGGTCTGCGCACGCCGGCCAGTGCCTCGCTGGCTGTCAACTTCGACCCCAGCGAGCCGAGCCATGTGCGCCTGTTCGAGCTGAGCCAGCAAGACCCGTCGCCTACAGTGAAATGGGCGCTCGGCTGGTCGGACGGCCCGAAGGCCGTGGACGGCACTCCCTCGGCGCTGCCGACGCTGAACGTAGAGGGTGACGACTTCGAGCTGCCATCCACCCGCACCTGGTTCACCTTCGAAGGCTACCTGTCGGACGTCCCGTTCGACTTCGCTGCGAACACTGTCGTCACATCTGCAGTCGCCATTCAGCGCTCCGGCGCTGGCGTTCTGATCCCTAAGGTATAAGTCATGCAGCTGAGCATTGATTCCCTCAAGCAAATGGGCGCCTTTACCGGCGCACCGGTCGAGCGCGAAATCACCTGGAAACAGAGCGAGGAGGTGCTCACGGCTACCGTCTACGTGCGCCCGCTGTCCTACCTGTCCGCTCGTGCCGATCTGGCCGCGCTGACGGGCAAGAGTGACGGTGTCGCTGGCCGTATCGCTGCGTGCATCTGCGATCCGGAAGGCAAGCCCGTGTTCACCGCAGCTGATATCACCGGCGAGGCCGATCCTGATCGCGGCCCGCTCGATGGCAACCTAACCATGGCGCTGCTCGCCGTAATTGGTGAGGTCAACGGATTGGGAAAGACGCCGAGCTGACCGACGAAGAGGAAGTGTTCTGCGAGCTTGTCATGAACGGCATCGGGGGCAGAACCATCGCTGAGGCTCAGGCCAATCTGAATCACAGCGAGTTCCTGACCTGGATGAAGTACCGGCAAAAGCGCGGATCGCTCAACCTCGGGATGCGCATAGAGCGCGGCTCAGCTCTCCTGGCAGCGCTCTATGCCAACAGCAAGTCGAAGAACGGCGGCTATCAGCTGCATGAGTTTGCGCCTTATCACGATCAACCAGTGCTGACGCTGGAGGATCTGCAAAGTTGGGTGTGACTCGCGTGACCTACAAATTGTTTGCATTGCCGCCGGGCCTAGCGCTGGGTTTTGGTAATGGCGTTTTGGTAATCTCTCATCTTCTTAGGGAGGGGTAATCATGCGTAAGGCAATTGTTGCGGGAGCGATAGCTCTGCTTGCGAGCGCTGGAGTGTCAGCGGACCAGAAACGAACGGCGCAGTGCGCTCAAATTTCTGAAGTGGCTTCAGAGATTATGAAGACGCGGCAGGCTGGAGTTTCCATGGCGAAGATGATGGAAGTACCGTCGGAAGGTGATCTAGGTGACATGTTACGTGGACTAACCATCGCGGCCTATGAGAAACCTCGGTACAGCACACCTGAAATGAGGCAGCGCGAAATTGAAGATTTCCAGAATGACGTTTATCTCAACTGTATAAAGAACTAAGCCAAGATAAAGGAGCCCGCCAAGTGCGGGCTTTTTCATGCCCAGAGGAAAGTAAATGGCCAGCAAATCACTGGGCACGTTGACGCTCGATCTCGTTGCGAAAGTGGGCGGGTTCGTTCAGGGCATGGACAAGGCTGAGCGCAGTTCAGCCAAGTGGCGCAAGCAGGTCGAACAGAGCGCGGCTGCCGCTGGCGCAGCAATCGGCGCCGCTTCGGCAGTGGCTGTCGGCGCGATGGCTGTGTGGGTTAAAAGCAGTATCGACAACGCTGCCGAGATCCAGAACCTTGCCAGGGTTGCCGGTACTTCGACCACTGAGTTCCAGAAGTTCGCAGCTGGCGCCCGCACCGTAGGCATCGAGAACGACAAGCTGTCGGACATTCTCAAGGATGTGAACGACAAGGTTGGGGAGTTCATCACAACGGGCGGCGGTGAGCTAAAGGATTTCTTCGAGCAGGTAGCACCGAAAGTCGGCGTCACCGCTGAGCAGTTCCGTGATCTGTCCGGGCCGCAGGCGCTCGGCCTGTATGTTGATGCGCTGGAAAAGGCAGGTGCCAACCAGCAGCAAATGACGTTCTTTCTTGAGGCCATAGCCGATGAGGCGTCGTCTCTGGCGCCGCTACTGCGCGACGGCGGCAAAGAGCTGCGCGGCCTGGCAGACGAGGCGCAAAGCCTCGGCCTGATCCTTTCCGATGAAACAATCGCTGGCGCGAAGCAATTCAATGACGATCTTGACCTGCTCGGGCGAGTGGCGGGTGGAGTAGGACAGCAGATCGCGGCAGAGCTGCTGCCTGAGTTGCTTGAGCTGACCGGTGAACTGCGCAAGCCGGAGACTGCAAAGGCTGCGGCCGACATGGCCAAGGCGGTAGTCGGCTCGTTCACGACCATCATCAACGGCGCTCGGAATACCGTGCAGTTCATTCAGTGGGCTGCTGAGTCTGCCGCTGCGTTCATGAACGGCATCGCCGCCGATGACATCGTTCGGCTGAACGATGAGATTGAGCGCCTGGAGAAGATGAAGGCGTCCGGCGCCTTGGATCGGCTGGTGTTCTTCGGGCGCGACGGGATCGCTAAGTACTACAACGATGAGGAGCTGGACGCCGAACTTGCCACGCTACGCGGTGCGGTCGAAGCTGCAATGAGCCGTGGCAAGCCAGTCGTTTTACCCATAGAGCCGAAGATAGAGAGCGACAAGCCTGCTCCCGGCTCGGGCCTGCGGCTTGATGGTGCGTCTTCAGACGAAGCCGCTAAGGCAGCCGAAAAGGCAGCCTCTGCCATCACCAGGCAGGTCGAAGCCCTCCAGAAACAGGCCGACACCATTGGCATGAGCAGCGAAGCGCTCGCCATATACAACCTGGAGCAAGCCAAGGCCAGTGATGGGCAAATGGCGCAGGCTCGGGCCGCGCTCGAAACCATCTCGGCTTACGAAAAGCAGAAAGAGCAGACGGAAGCTTATGCCGAACTGGTCGCCAGCCTTCGTACCGAGGAGGAGCAGCTAACCGACCAGATGCGGGAGCGCCTGGCTGTTCTCGATGCGATGCAGGGTATTGAGCCAGACGATCGCATGAAGGTAGCTGGCCGAATCGCAGGGGCAGCTACAGAAGAAGCGCCCGACATGGGCGGGATAGCGCCCGAGGTCGGCGGCGTGCTGGGCGAACTAGACCGCATCGATGAGGCCGAGTCCAAGCTCGAAGAGTGGTATGAGCGGCAGCTTGAAATGCTGGATCAGTTCCGCAAAGAGCGTGCTGACCTGTCCGCGACATGGGATGAGGAAGAGCTAGCGATCAAACAGCAGCACGAAGACGGCATGGCCCGAATCGAAAAGGCCCGCCAGCTAGCCGCGCTCAGCTCTATCGACAGCTTCCTGGGAAACATGATCCAACTTCAGGAAACGGGCAGCAAAAAAGGCAAGGCCATCGCCAAGGCTGCAGCAATTGTCCAGACCACCATCAAAACCTACGAATCCGCGACAAGCGCGTTCTCGGCGATGGCGGGGATACCGTACGTCGGGCCTGCGTTGGGCGCGGCAGCTGCAGCCGCGGCTGTTGCGGCCGGCATGGCAAACGTGGCGGCTATCCAGGGCATGGCGCACGAAGGCATCGACTCCATTCCGCAGACCGGCACCTGGCTGCTGGAAAAGGGTGAGCGCGTCACCACGGCCAACACCAGCGCCAAGCTCGATAAGACGCTGAGCGATATACAGTCTGGCAACAGCGGAACAGGCCAAAGCATCCAAATCATCAACAACGGCGAGCCCATGACTGCCAGGACAGAGATGGACGGCAACACGCTGCGCGTCATCCTTGATCGCATTCGAGCGGACATCATGAGCGACGGCACGACTAAGCAGGCCATCAGCCAGAAGTTCGGCATTGAGGGAGTAGGCAGATGATTGAGTATCCGCGCGATTATCTGCCGCTTCCGTTGCGCGAGGGCTACGCCTTTCAGGCCGTCAGCCCCGTGCAGCGCACGGAGATGCAGAGCGGCCGCGCGCGGCAGCGCCGGCGATTCACGTCAGTCCCGACGATGGCAACGGTGTCTTGGCTGCTCAGCGACGTCCAATCGCAGCTGTTCGAGGCTTGGTTCGAAGACGCGCTGAAATCAGGGTCGGATTGGTTCGAGTGCCCGCTGAAAACGCCGACGGGCGGCATTCAGAATTATGTGGCGCGCTTCAGCGATATCTACCAAGGTCCGGCGCTGGTCGGCGTGAGTCACTGGCGATTCATGGCGCAGTTGGAA includes the following:
- a CDS encoding phage tail tape measure protein, yielding MASKSLGTLTLDLVAKVGGFVQGMDKAERSSAKWRKQVEQSAAAAGAAIGAASAVAVGAMAVWVKSSIDNAAEIQNLARVAGTSTTEFQKFAAGARTVGIENDKLSDILKDVNDKVGEFITTGGGELKDFFEQVAPKVGVTAEQFRDLSGPQALGLYVDALEKAGANQQQMTFFLEAIADEASSLAPLLRDGGKELRGLADEAQSLGLILSDETIAGAKQFNDDLDLLGRVAGGVGQQIAAELLPELLELTGELRKPETAKAAADMAKAVVGSFTTIINGARNTVQFIQWAAESAAAFMNGIAADDIVRLNDEIERLEKMKASGALDRLVFFGRDGIAKYYNDEELDAELATLRGAVEAAMSRGKPVVLPIEPKIESDKPAPGSGLRLDGASSDEAAKAAEKAASAITRQVEALQKQADTIGMSSEALAIYNLEQAKASDGQMAQARAALETISAYEKQKEQTEAYAELVASLRTEEEQLTDQMRERLAVLDAMQGIEPDDRMKVAGRIAGAATEEAPDMGGIAPEVGGVLGELDRIDEAESKLEEWYERQLEMLDQFRKERADLSATWDEEELAIKQQHEDGMARIEKARQLAALSSIDSFLGNMIQLQETGSKKGKAIAKAAAIVQTTIKTYESATSAFSAMAGIPYVGPALGAAAAAAAVAAGMANVAAIQGMAHEGIDSIPQTGTWLLEKGERVTTANTSAKLDKTLSDIQSGNSGTGQSIQIINNGEPMTARTEMDGNTLRVILDRIRADIMSDGTTKQAISQKFGIEGVGR